In the genome of Cupriavidus taiwanensis, one region contains:
- a CDS encoding amidohydrolase family protein — MIVDFHVHAGQGDGMTGPWDTTAPLADYVRRARQAGIAHAVLLPVFQSDYLRGNRDVAALARADPGRFTGFAMIHAERDRHRVHRMIEEAVLRLGLRGIKVHRHDAPIHRQVCDAARHWRLPVLYDPGGETGALRLLAQTHPEVAFVFAHLGSFADDWAAQRQVVDLIARYPNLFADTSGVRRFDVLEEAFRRAGPGKLLFGSDGPWLHPGLELAKLRALRPTPDAFARMAGGNALRLLARVALPPPAPIRNSVHTGQRFMPTARAAPVAATAAPGA, encoded by the coding sequence ATGATCGTCGACTTCCATGTCCATGCCGGGCAGGGCGACGGCATGACGGGCCCGTGGGACACCACCGCGCCGCTGGCCGATTATGTCCGGCGCGCGCGGCAGGCCGGCATCGCGCATGCGGTGCTGCTGCCGGTGTTCCAGTCGGACTACCTGCGCGGCAACCGCGACGTGGCGGCGCTGGCGCGCGCCGATCCCGGGCGCTTTACCGGCTTTGCCATGATCCATGCCGAACGTGACCGGCACCGCGTCCATCGCATGATCGAGGAAGCCGTGCTGCGGCTGGGCCTGCGCGGCATCAAGGTGCATCGGCACGATGCCCCGATCCACCGGCAGGTCTGCGATGCCGCGCGCCACTGGCGGCTGCCGGTGCTGTACGACCCCGGCGGCGAGACCGGCGCGCTGCGCCTGCTGGCCCAGACCCATCCCGAGGTGGCGTTCGTGTTCGCGCACCTGGGCAGCTTTGCCGACGACTGGGCGGCGCAGCGGCAAGTGGTGGACCTGATCGCACGCTATCCCAACCTGTTTGCCGATACCTCGGGCGTGCGGCGCTTCGACGTGCTGGAGGAAGCGTTCCGGCGCGCCGGCCCCGGCAAGCTGCTGTTCGGTTCGGATGGACCGTGGCTGCACCCCGGCCTGGAGCTGGCCAAGCTGCGCGCCCTGCGTCCCACGCCTGACGCATTTGCGCGCATGGCCGGTGGCAATGCGTTGCGCCTGCTGGCGCGGGTAGCGTTGCCGCCGCCAGCGCCGATCCGAAACAGCGTGCACACCGGCCAGCGCTTCATGCCGACGGCGCGGGCCGCACCTGTCGCCGCAACTGCAGCGCCCGGGGCGTGA
- a CDS encoding sigma 54-interacting transcriptional regulator, with translation MISLSCGGKMRVVLYHDDRARLERDLREHGLPDQVPLDDNTRGMLAVLVVADGNRVTEAAQRWLRAEPRADAFIAGCTAATRCHCIPEAWWPAALCDLVCAPDQDALLTELAARLCRLAEIEAVLDAPWLRERAVGDSPAWRATLRAVAQVGRYGRGTCLLLGESGCGKELLARLIHDLDPERHRAPFVVVDCTTLSPELSGSELFGHAKGAFTHAVSARDGAVAMADGGTLFLDEVGELQLPLQARLLRVIQERMYKRVGEDTWRKSDFRLTCATNRDLETEVQAGRFRSDLYFRITQWTVRAPSLAERREDIPLLVRHFLAESLAGTGPGLPLVMPEVMHYLVTRDYQGNVRELRNVVSRLAERQRGFQVISTGGLDGPVPQLRNGLAADIVNPWPEALRHAIEGALDAGLGLKHIGQIAESMAVQVAESRHGCTSRAAELLQVTPRALQLRRQVRPAPSA, from the coding sequence GGGCAAGATGCGCGTAGTGCTGTATCACGACGATCGTGCCAGGCTCGAGCGCGATCTGCGCGAGCATGGGCTGCCCGACCAGGTGCCGCTGGACGACAACACGCGCGGCATGCTGGCGGTGCTGGTGGTGGCGGACGGCAATCGCGTCACCGAGGCGGCGCAGCGCTGGCTGCGCGCCGAGCCGCGCGCCGACGCCTTTATCGCCGGCTGCACCGCCGCCACCCGCTGCCATTGCATTCCGGAGGCATGGTGGCCGGCGGCGCTGTGCGATCTGGTCTGCGCGCCAGATCAAGACGCGCTGCTGACCGAACTGGCCGCGCGGCTGTGCCGCCTGGCCGAGATCGAAGCGGTGCTGGACGCACCGTGGTTGCGCGAGCGCGCCGTCGGGGATTCGCCGGCCTGGCGCGCCACCTTGCGCGCGGTGGCGCAGGTGGGCCGCTATGGCCGCGGCACCTGCCTGCTGCTGGGCGAAAGCGGTTGCGGCAAGGAGCTGCTGGCACGGCTGATCCACGATCTCGATCCGGAGCGCCATCGCGCGCCGTTCGTGGTGGTGGATTGCACCACGCTCAGCCCGGAGCTGTCGGGCAGCGAACTGTTCGGCCATGCCAAGGGCGCCTTCACCCACGCCGTCTCGGCACGCGACGGTGCGGTGGCGATGGCCGATGGCGGTACCTTGTTCCTGGACGAAGTGGGGGAACTGCAGTTGCCGCTGCAGGCACGCCTGCTGCGCGTGATCCAGGAGCGCATGTACAAGCGCGTGGGCGAGGACACCTGGCGCAAGTCGGATTTCCGGCTGACGTGCGCGACCAATCGCGACCTCGAGACCGAGGTGCAGGCCGGCCGGTTTCGCAGCGACCTGTACTTCCGCATTACCCAGTGGACCGTGCGCGCGCCCTCGCTGGCCGAGCGTCGCGAGGATATCCCGCTGCTGGTGCGGCATTTCCTTGCAGAAAGCCTGGCCGGAACCGGGCCAGGCCTGCCGCTGGTGATGCCGGAGGTCATGCATTACCTGGTGACGCGCGACTACCAGGGCAATGTGCGCGAACTGCGCAATGTGGTGTCGCGCCTGGCCGAGCGCCAGCGCGGCTTCCAGGTAATCAGCACGGGCGGGCTCGACGGCCCCGTGCCGCAGCTGCGCAACGGGCTCGCGGCAGACATCGTCAACCCCTGGCCGGAAGCGCTGCGGCACGCCATCGAAGGCGCACTCGACGCCGGGCTCGGCCTCAAGCATATCGGCCAGATCGCCGAGTCCATGGCGGTGCAGGTGGCCGAGAGCCGCCACGGCTGCACCAGCCGCGCGGCGGAGCTGCTGCAGGTCACGCCCCGGGCGCTGCAGTTGCGGCGACAGGTGCGGCCCGCGCCGTCGGCATGA